A single region of the Salvia miltiorrhiza cultivar Shanhuang (shh) chromosome 8, IMPLAD_Smil_shh, whole genome shotgun sequence genome encodes:
- the LOC130999470 gene encoding putative pentatricopeptide repeat-containing protein At1g12700, mitochondrial, with protein sequence MFLGRILSNSSSKFSTFAIASLHSQSFLVKPRFNFDNVSCQMRHLSSYPRFDFESIREPNDAVALFRDMMRTEPLPSVILFTKLLSAVVKLKQYSAALHLFDKMLQRDAPVDHYTLGIAIDCCCRLKRPDFGFAILGIFFKRGYEPTVVTFNTLIKGLLLVGRIPEAAKVLCKLSAYQLCEPDEYTYSTIINGLCKAGDILQAIDLLCSLEKGKGSCKPNVYAYNIVIDGLCKDGKVDEALQLFSTLGDKGISPNVVTYSSIIEGLCKTRRMDEAEDILKKMIADKVCPDVWICNIFVDAWCREGMVEEAELMLVSMKEIDVQPDIVTYSTLINGYCLQGKIDEARHIFQLALNSGIKPDIISYNSLMNGYCKMGRLDEVSRLFTIIPYKRLERDVVSYNIMLHALFREGKCEDGLKMFKEMEALQVSPDIKTYNILLDGLCGAHRIDDAFSVLHTMENKGIIPNIVTYNVLIEGLCGNNKVREAKDLFDELPSKGLQPDIITYNILIGALCEERQIEEAKDLFHGLTSEGLQPDVVTYSILIGAFCKEGQIEEAKNLFHELPSKGLQPDVITYTILIGALCEEGQIVEAKDLMIQMVNNGCLPNSVTYNIFVQGLLKRNKINDAVPLLEEMDSRGFTLDKTAYSMLIERMKREDRDRVLFDKVKKLAPKDFYYS encoded by the coding sequence ATGTTTCTGGGTAGAATTTTGTCAAATTCTTCATCTAAATTCTCTACTTTTGCCATCGCTTCTCTACATTCTCAATCATTTCTTGTAAAACCCAGATTCAATTTTGATAATGTCAGCTGCCAAATGAGACACTTATCCTCCTATCCCAGATTCGATTTTGAATCTATACGTGAGCCCAACGATGCCGTCGCTCTATTTCGGGATATGATGAGAACGGAGCCGCTTCCTTCTGTTATTCTTTTCACCAAATTGCTGAGTGCTGTGGTCAAGCTGAAACAATACTCTGCTGCACTTCATCTGTTCGACAAAATGCTTCAAAGGGATGCTCCTGTAGATCACTACACCTTGGGTATTGCAATTGATTGTTGTTGCCGACTGAAAAGACCAGATTTTGGGTTTGCAATCTTAGGCATTTTTTTCAAGCGTGGGTACGAGCCTACTGTGGTGACTTTTAATACTCTAATCAAGGGGCTATTGTTGGTTGGAAGGATCCCAGAGGCAGCTAAAGTGTTATGCAAGCTGTCAGCCTATCAACTGTGCGAGCCTGATGAATATACGTATAGTACTATAATTAATGGGTTATGCAAAGCTGGAGATATTCTCCAGGCGATTGATTTGCTCTGCTCATtggaaaaaggaaaagggaGCTGCAAACCCAATGTCTATGCTTACAACATAGTCATTGATGGTCTATGCAAAGATGGAAAGGTGGACGAAGCTCTCCAACTCTTCTCCACTTTGGGTGATAAGGGAATTTCACCAAATGTCGTGACATATAGTTCAATAATTGAGGGGTTATGCAAAACGAGAAGAATGGACGAGGCTGAAGATATTTTAAAGAAGATGATTGCTGATAAGGTCTGCCCAGATGTGTGGATATGTAATATCTTTGTGGATGCTTGGTGCAGAGAAGGAATGGTGGAAGAGGCCGAGCTTATGTTGGTATCTATGAAGGAGATTGATGTTCAACCCGACATTGTCACTTACAGCACTTTGATAAATGGATATTGTTTGCAAGGGAAAATTGACGAAGCTAGGCACATTTTCCAATTGGCATTGAATTCTGGAATCAAGCCTGATATCATAAGTTATAATAGCTTGATGAATGGGTATTGCAAAATGGGGCGACTCGATGAAGTTTCACGTCTTTTTACCATAATTCCCTACAAAAGGTTAGAGCGCGATGTGGTTTCTTATAACATAATGCTACATGCTTTATTTCGTGAAGGCAAATGTGAAGACGGTTTGAAGATGTTCAAAGAGATGGAAGCTCTACAAGTGTCTCCGGATATAAAGACTTACAATATCTTATTGGATGGTCTGTGCGGAGCCCATCGTATTGATGATGCATTTTCGGTGTTGCATACCATGGAAAATAAAGGCATCATTCCCAACATAGTAACATACAATGTTCTCATTGAGGGATTGTGCGGTAATAATAAAGTTAGAGAAGCAAAAGATCTGTTCGACGAGCTTCCATCCAAAGGTTTGCAGCCTGACATCATAACATATAATATTCTCATTGGTGCACTTTGCGAAGAAAGGCAGATAGAGGAGGCTAAAGATCTGTTCCATGGGCTCACATCCGAAGGTTTGCAGCCTGATGTCGTAACATATAGTATTCTCATTGGTGCATTTTGCAAAGAAGGGCAGATCGAGGAGGCTAAGAATCTGTTCCATGAGCTTCCATCCAAAGGTTTGCAGCCTGACGTCATAACATATACAATCCTTATCGGTGCACTTTGTGAGGAAGGGCAGATAGTGGAGGCTAAGGATTTGATGATACAAATGGTAAACAATGGTTGCTTGCCTAATAGTGTGACATACAATATTTTTGTTCAAGGTCTTCTCAAAAGGAACAAGATCAATGATGCAGTGCCACTTTTGGAAGAGATGGATTCAAGGGGATTCACACTTGACAAAACTGCATATTCGATGTTGATTGAACGTATGAAAAGGGAAGATAGAGACCGTGTTCTATTTGATAAGGTTAAGAAGCTCGCACCAAAGGACTTCTATTATAGTTAG
- the LOC130999471 gene encoding 4-hydroxy-tetrahydrodipicolinate synthase, chloroplastic-like: MASAIGCYSLNGSHRGGIPKWRSPRAAVIPTFHLPMRSYEVKNRTNVDDIKSLRLITAIKTPYLPDGRFDLEAYDALMNVQINDGVEGVIVGGTTGEGQLMSWDEHIMLIGHTVNCYGGSIKVIGNTGSNSTREAIHATEQGFAVGMHAALHINPYYGKTSLEGLIAHFNSVLPMGPTIVYNVPSRTGQDIPPDVIKKIAKSPNLAGVKECVGHGRVEQYMSSGVVVWSGNDDQCHDSRWDHGATGVISVASNLVPGLMRELMFGGKNSALNAKLTPLIEWLFVEPNPIGLNTALAQLGVVRPVFRLPYVPLPLAKRVEFVNIVNEIGRENFAGKKDVQVLDDDDFILIDRY, translated from the exons ATGGCGTCGGCTATCGGATGCTATTCTCTCAATGGTAGCCATCGAG GAGGGATCCCAAAATGGAGGTCACCTAGGGCAGCTGTAATCCCCACTTTTCATCTTCCAATGCGTAGTTATGAAGTTAAAAACAG GACTAATGTTGATGACATAAAGTCGCTTAGGTTGATTACAGCCATCAAAACACCTTATTTGCCGGATGGTAGATTCGACCTTGAGGCCTACGATGCCCTGATGAACGTGCAGATCAACGACGGTGTGGAGGGTGTGATCGTTGGAGGCACGACTGGCGAAGGCCAGTTGATGAGCTGGGATGAGCACATCATGCTCATTGGCCACACGGTGAACTGTTATGGCGGATCCATCAAGGTTATCGGCAACACAGGAAGCAACTCGACTCGGGAAGCAATCCACGCTACGGAGCAGGGCTTCGCCGTTGGAATGCACGCAGCCCTTCACATCAATCCCTACTACGGTAAGACCTCCTTGGAGGGCTTGATCGCTCACTTCAACAGCGTGCTTCCGATGGGCCCCACGATTGTGTACAACGTGCCATCCCGAACGGGCCAAGACATTCCCCCCGATGTGATCAAGAAGATAGCAAAGAGCCCCAACTTGGCCGGTGTGAAGGAGTGTGTCGGGCACGGGAGGGTGGAGCAGTACATGAGCAGCGGGGTGGTTGTGTGGAGTGGCAACGACGATCAATGCCATGACTCGAGGTGGGATCACGGGGCTACCGGAGTAATCTCAGTCGCGAGCAACTTGGTTCCCGGCCTGATGAGGGAGCTCATGTTTGGTGGGAAGAACTCTGCTCTGAATGCAAAACTTACGCCTCTGATCGAGTGGCTCTTCGTCGAACCGAACCCGATCGGGCTAAACACGGCCCTCGCTCAGCTCGGGGTGGTGAGGCCAGTTTTCCGGTTGCCATATGTGCCCCTTCCTTTAGCAAAGAGGGTGGAGTTTGTGAATATAGTCAATGAAATTGGAAGGGAGAATTTTGCTGGGAAAAAAGATGTGCAGGTGCTTGATGATGATGACTTCATTTTGATCGATCGTTATTAG
- the LOC130999472 gene encoding ras-related protein RABA5b-like, with protein sequence MAEESGEEYLFKIVVIGDSAVGKSNLLSRFARDEFDHNSKATIGVEFQTQVLEVDGKEVKAQVWDTAGQERFRAVTSAYYRGAVGALVVYDITRRTTFDSVRRWLDELNTHCDTAVARMLVGNKRDLENIREVSVEEGTTLAEEEGMFFIETSALDSTNVSKAFEIVIRDIYEKVSRKILSSDSYKAELSVNRVSLDLSKQKSYLSCCSR encoded by the exons ATGGCGGAAGAGAGTGGCGAAGAGTACCTGTTTAAGATAGTGGTGATCGGCGATTCCGCCGTGGGGAAATCGAATTTGCTGTCGCGGTTTGCGCGGGATGAGTTCGACCACAACTCGAAGGCGACGATCGGGGTGGAATTCCAGACGCAGGTGCTGGAGGTCGACGGCAAGGAGGTGAAGGCGCAGGTGTGGGACACCGCTGGCCAGGAGCGGTTCCGCGCCGTCACCTCCGCCTATTACCGCGGCGCCGTCGGAGCTCTCGTCGTCTATGATATTACTCGGAGGACTACCTTCGACAGCGTCAGGCGTTGGCTCGATGAGCTCAACA CTCACTGTGATACTGCAGTCGCGCGGATGCTTGTGGGGAACAAGCGCGACTTAGAGAACATTAGAGAGGTGAGCGTGGAGGAGGGCACGACGTTGGCTGAAGAAGAAGGAATGTTCTTCATCGAGACATCTGCGTTGGATTCGACGAATGTGAGCAAGGCGTTTGAGATTGTTATCCGTGACATCTACGAGAAAGTGAGCCGGAAAATCCTCAGCTCCGACTCGTATAAAGCAGAGTTATCCGTCAATCGTGTTAGCCTCGATTTATCAAAGCAAAAAAGCTATCTTTCATGTTGTTCAAGGTAA
- the LOC130999469 gene encoding uncharacterized protein LOC130999469 isoform X1, which yields MDTLQRRVETWIKDQSTKILKVTWPPPWRISVKWPWQDGRREQQRRLQEELERRKKQWQELCCAVKAETLSDLQEILCCMVLSECVYKRPATEMLRAVNKFKADFGGHLVSLERVQPCSDHVPHRYLLAEAGDTLFASFIGTKRYKDIMADANIFQGAIFHDSATEDINRIDYIETDGQMSNGKSSTIHIETNHKPTNSTPKPAVHRGFMARAKGIPALELYRLAQKKRRKLVLCGHSLGGAVAVLATLAILRVIAVTSTEKIQVKCITFSQPPVGNAALRDYVNGKGWHHYFKTYCIPEDLVPRILSPAYFHHYNSQNPTGPDVTETSPSVSKYGEGFEKQKANRLKENEGEQLVLGLGPVQNPFWRLSRLVPIEGLRRQFYNKGNRVEPIETAATDSAATSTIDDLVTTPQSLEIEEGSDGISLRPLPNKREDITGGLKNDKSSGASSSNGDKRRWRRIPSLPSYVPFGQLYLLGNSSVESLSGSEYSKLTSVRSVLAEVKERFQSHSMRSYRSRFQRIYEQYMNENAFSFLGEQDLQFPQLQKWLGISVAGTVELGHIVDSPMIRAATSLVPLGWTGIPSEKNGDPLKVDISGFGLHQCTLIQARVNGKWCSTTVESFPSPPAYSSQYELQPEMQRLRITIGAPLKRPPKHQIYDDTLMPAFLSIDPNSVDLKLKQSRSLEMEENFVHPDGLSEFVVFCTTDFSTVTKEVHVRTRRVRLIGIEGAGKTSLIKAILNQGRTTTTTSLDDFPMDIDVREGIAGGLLYSDSTGVNLQNLNLEASNFRDELWKGIRDLSHKTDLVVLVHNLSHRIPRYGQSNASPPPPALTLLLDEAKSVGIPWVLAITNKFSVSAHQQKTAINDVLQAYQASPMLTEVVNSCPYVMPSSVGDELSWRAEDTVPNRASVGRRLIFAPLNLVRRPFRKKPSVLPVEGVSSLCQLVHRVLRNDEEAALQELARDRILLELARERAAAGRADRDAAAKSNSLGAATVGASVGAGVGILLAVVMGAASALRKP from the exons ATGGATACGCTGCAGAGACGGGTGGAGACTTGGATCAAGGATCAGAGCACCAAAATCCTCAAGGTGACGTGGCCTCCGCCGTGGAGGATCTCCGTGAAGTGGCCGTGGCAGGACGGCCGCCGCGAGCAGCAGAGGAGGCTCCAGGAGGAGCTCGAACGCCGCAAAAAGCAATGGCAGGAGCTCTGCTGTGCCGTCAAGGCGGAGACGCTCTCCGATTTGCAGGAAATCTTGTGCTGCATGGTCCTCTCCGAATGTGTCTACAAG AGACCTGCTACTGAGATGCTTCGAGCAGTAAACAAATTTAAGGCTGACTTTGGAGGGCATTTAGTTTCTTTAGAGCGTGTACAACCATGTTCAGATCATGTTCCTCACAG GTATCTATTAGCTGAAGCAGGAGACACTTTATTTGCTTCCTTCATTGGGACTAAGCGGTACAA GGATATCATGGCTGATGCAAATATATTTCAAGGTGCCATATTCCATGATAGTGCAACGGAAGACATAAATAGGATTGATTATATAGAAACTGATGGTCAAATGAGTAATGGGAAGAGCAGCACGATTCATATAGAAACCAACCATAAACCAACAAATTCTACTCCAAAGCCTGCTGTTCATCGG GGATTCATGGCTCGTGCTAAAGGAATTCCGGCATTGGAATTATACAGGCTAGCCCAGAAAAAGAGACGAAAACTGGTGTTATGTGGGCATTCACTTGGTGGAGCA GTAGCTGTTTTGGCAACCCTTGCAATTTTGAGAGTTATCGCTGTTACATCTACTGAAAAGATACAGGTGAAGTGCATCACATTCTCCCAGCCTCCAGTAGGAAATGCTGCTCTTAGAGA CTATGTTAACGGAAAAGGATGGCATCATTATTTTAAGACATATTGCATTCCTGAAGACTTGGTGCCTCGAATCTTATCTCCGGCATATTTTCATCATTATAACTCACAGAACCCCACGGGGCCAGACGTGACTGAAACTTCACCATCAGTGTCAAAATATGGTGAAGGATTTGAGAAGCAGAAGGCAAATAGATTGAAAGAGAATGAAGGGGAGCAATTGGTTCTGGGTTTGGGTCCTGTGCAGAATCCCTTCTGGAGACTTTCTAGACTTGTTCCTATAGAAGGTCTTCGGAGGCAGTTTTACAATAAAGGAAATAGAGTTGAACCAATTGAAACAGCTGCTACTGATTCTGCTGCAACATCAACTATTGATGACTTAGTCACTACTCCACAATCTCTTGAAATTGAAGAGGGTTCAGACGGCATATCCCTTCGTCCTTTACCCAATAAAAGGGAAGACATCACTGGAGGATTGAAAAATGACAAATCATCTGGTGCTAGTAGTAGCAACGGGGATAAGAGAAGATGGCGCAGGATACCTTCCTTACCTTCATATGTACCATTTGGTCAA CTTTATCTTTTGGGAAATTCATCTGTGGAATCACTATCGGGTTCAGAATACTCAAAATTGACATCG GTGAGATCTGTACTTGCTGAAGTAAAAGAGCGTTTTCAGTCACATTCCATGAGATCATACAGGTCCCGCTTTCAAAG AATCTATGAACAGTACATGAATGAAAATGCATTTTCATTCTTGGGGGAGCAAGACCTGCAATTTCCACAATTGCAAAAATGGCTAGGAATTTCAGTTGCTGGCACGGTTGAACTTGGGCATATTGTTGATTCCCCAATGATCCGTGCGGCTACTTCTTTGGTTCCTCTGGGATGGACTGGTATTCCAAGCGAGAAGAATGGAGATCCACTGAAAGTAGACATATCTGGTTTTGGATTACATCAATGTACATTGATTCAAGCTCGAGTGAATGGTAAATG GTGTTCGACTACTGTGGAATCTTTTCCTTCTCCACCGGCATATTCTTCACAATATGAATTGCAACCAGAGATGCAGAGGCTGCGAATAACTATAGGAGCTCCATTGAAACGACCACCAAAACATCAAATATATGACGACACATTGATGCCTGCTTTTCTTTCTATTGATCCAAACTCTGTTGATCTGAAGTTGAAGCAGAGTAGGTCTCTGGAAATGGAGGAAAACTTCGTACATCCTGATGGTCTAAGTGAGTTTGTTGTATTTTGTACAACAGATTTTTCAACTGTTACCAAAGAGGTTCATGTAAGAACCCGCAGGGTGCGACTAATTGGCATTGAG GGTGCCGGGAAAACCTCTCTTATCAAGGCCATTTTGAATCAAGGTAGAACAACTACCACAACAAGCCTTGACGATTTTCCTATGGATATTGATGTTCGGGAAGGTATTGCTGGTGGCTTGCTCTATTCAGATTCCACTGGAGTGAACTTGCAG AATCTAAATCTGGAAGCCTCTAATTTCAGGGATGAATTGTGGAAGGGAATCCGCGATCTTAGCCACAAAACGGATCTAGTTGTTCTCGTGCATAACTTGTCTCATAGGATACCCCGTTATGGTCAGTCAAAtgcatcaccaccaccaccagctCTGACACTACTATTAGACGAGGCTAAATCTGTTGGCATCCCTTGGGTCCTTGCAATAACAAACAAGTTCTCTGTTAGTGCACATCAGCAAAAGACAGCTATTAATGATGTATTGCAGGCATATCAAGCATCTCCTATGCTAACTGAGGTCGTCAATTCATGCCCGTATGTTATGCCCAGCTCAGTGGGGGACGAACTATCATGGCGTGCTGAAGACACAGTCCCTAATAGGGCATCTGTCGGTCGAAGGCTCATTTTTGCTCCACTCAATCTTGTTCGGAGACCTTTCCGAAAGAAGCCATCTGTTCTTCCCGTAGAAGGTGTATCATCTCTTTGTCAGCTCGTCCACCGTGTGCTCCGAAATGATGAGGAAGCTGCCTTACAG GAACTTGCTAGAGATAGGATTTTATTGGAACTAGCGCGAGAGCGTGCAGCTGCTGGAAGAGCAGATCGAGATGCAGCAGCTAAATCGAACTCTTTAGGTGCAGCGACTGTTGGCGCTTCTGTTGGGGCCGGAGTCGGGATCTTATTGGCAGTCGTCATGGGAGCAGCCTCGGCCTTGAGGAAGCCATGA
- the LOC130999469 gene encoding uncharacterized protein LOC130999469 isoform X2, with product MSNGKSSTIHIETNHKPTNSTPKPAVHRGFMARAKGIPALELYRLAQKKRRKLVLCGHSLGGAVAVLATLAILRVIAVTSTEKIQVKCITFSQPPVGNAALRDYVNGKGWHHYFKTYCIPEDLVPRILSPAYFHHYNSQNPTGPDVTETSPSVSKYGEGFEKQKANRLKENEGEQLVLGLGPVQNPFWRLSRLVPIEGLRRQFYNKGNRVEPIETAATDSAATSTIDDLVTTPQSLEIEEGSDGISLRPLPNKREDITGGLKNDKSSGASSSNGDKRRWRRIPSLPSYVPFGQLYLLGNSSVESLSGSEYSKLTSVRSVLAEVKERFQSHSMRSYRSRFQRIYEQYMNENAFSFLGEQDLQFPQLQKWLGISVAGTVELGHIVDSPMIRAATSLVPLGWTGIPSEKNGDPLKVDISGFGLHQCTLIQARVNGKWCSTTVESFPSPPAYSSQYELQPEMQRLRITIGAPLKRPPKHQIYDDTLMPAFLSIDPNSVDLKLKQSRSLEMEENFVHPDGLSEFVVFCTTDFSTVTKEVHVRTRRVRLIGIEGAGKTSLIKAILNQGRTTTTTSLDDFPMDIDVREGIAGGLLYSDSTGVNLQNLNLEASNFRDELWKGIRDLSHKTDLVVLVHNLSHRIPRYGQSNASPPPPALTLLLDEAKSVGIPWVLAITNKFSVSAHQQKTAINDVLQAYQASPMLTEVVNSCPYVMPSSVGDELSWRAEDTVPNRASVGRRLIFAPLNLVRRPFRKKPSVLPVEGVSSLCQLVHRVLRNDEEAALQELARDRILLELARERAAAGRADRDAAAKSNSLGAATVGASVGAGVGILLAVVMGAASALRKP from the exons ATGAGTAATGGGAAGAGCAGCACGATTCATATAGAAACCAACCATAAACCAACAAATTCTACTCCAAAGCCTGCTGTTCATCGG GGATTCATGGCTCGTGCTAAAGGAATTCCGGCATTGGAATTATACAGGCTAGCCCAGAAAAAGAGACGAAAACTGGTGTTATGTGGGCATTCACTTGGTGGAGCA GTAGCTGTTTTGGCAACCCTTGCAATTTTGAGAGTTATCGCTGTTACATCTACTGAAAAGATACAGGTGAAGTGCATCACATTCTCCCAGCCTCCAGTAGGAAATGCTGCTCTTAGAGA CTATGTTAACGGAAAAGGATGGCATCATTATTTTAAGACATATTGCATTCCTGAAGACTTGGTGCCTCGAATCTTATCTCCGGCATATTTTCATCATTATAACTCACAGAACCCCACGGGGCCAGACGTGACTGAAACTTCACCATCAGTGTCAAAATATGGTGAAGGATTTGAGAAGCAGAAGGCAAATAGATTGAAAGAGAATGAAGGGGAGCAATTGGTTCTGGGTTTGGGTCCTGTGCAGAATCCCTTCTGGAGACTTTCTAGACTTGTTCCTATAGAAGGTCTTCGGAGGCAGTTTTACAATAAAGGAAATAGAGTTGAACCAATTGAAACAGCTGCTACTGATTCTGCTGCAACATCAACTATTGATGACTTAGTCACTACTCCACAATCTCTTGAAATTGAAGAGGGTTCAGACGGCATATCCCTTCGTCCTTTACCCAATAAAAGGGAAGACATCACTGGAGGATTGAAAAATGACAAATCATCTGGTGCTAGTAGTAGCAACGGGGATAAGAGAAGATGGCGCAGGATACCTTCCTTACCTTCATATGTACCATTTGGTCAA CTTTATCTTTTGGGAAATTCATCTGTGGAATCACTATCGGGTTCAGAATACTCAAAATTGACATCG GTGAGATCTGTACTTGCTGAAGTAAAAGAGCGTTTTCAGTCACATTCCATGAGATCATACAGGTCCCGCTTTCAAAG AATCTATGAACAGTACATGAATGAAAATGCATTTTCATTCTTGGGGGAGCAAGACCTGCAATTTCCACAATTGCAAAAATGGCTAGGAATTTCAGTTGCTGGCACGGTTGAACTTGGGCATATTGTTGATTCCCCAATGATCCGTGCGGCTACTTCTTTGGTTCCTCTGGGATGGACTGGTATTCCAAGCGAGAAGAATGGAGATCCACTGAAAGTAGACATATCTGGTTTTGGATTACATCAATGTACATTGATTCAAGCTCGAGTGAATGGTAAATG GTGTTCGACTACTGTGGAATCTTTTCCTTCTCCACCGGCATATTCTTCACAATATGAATTGCAACCAGAGATGCAGAGGCTGCGAATAACTATAGGAGCTCCATTGAAACGACCACCAAAACATCAAATATATGACGACACATTGATGCCTGCTTTTCTTTCTATTGATCCAAACTCTGTTGATCTGAAGTTGAAGCAGAGTAGGTCTCTGGAAATGGAGGAAAACTTCGTACATCCTGATGGTCTAAGTGAGTTTGTTGTATTTTGTACAACAGATTTTTCAACTGTTACCAAAGAGGTTCATGTAAGAACCCGCAGGGTGCGACTAATTGGCATTGAG GGTGCCGGGAAAACCTCTCTTATCAAGGCCATTTTGAATCAAGGTAGAACAACTACCACAACAAGCCTTGACGATTTTCCTATGGATATTGATGTTCGGGAAGGTATTGCTGGTGGCTTGCTCTATTCAGATTCCACTGGAGTGAACTTGCAG AATCTAAATCTGGAAGCCTCTAATTTCAGGGATGAATTGTGGAAGGGAATCCGCGATCTTAGCCACAAAACGGATCTAGTTGTTCTCGTGCATAACTTGTCTCATAGGATACCCCGTTATGGTCAGTCAAAtgcatcaccaccaccaccagctCTGACACTACTATTAGACGAGGCTAAATCTGTTGGCATCCCTTGGGTCCTTGCAATAACAAACAAGTTCTCTGTTAGTGCACATCAGCAAAAGACAGCTATTAATGATGTATTGCAGGCATATCAAGCATCTCCTATGCTAACTGAGGTCGTCAATTCATGCCCGTATGTTATGCCCAGCTCAGTGGGGGACGAACTATCATGGCGTGCTGAAGACACAGTCCCTAATAGGGCATCTGTCGGTCGAAGGCTCATTTTTGCTCCACTCAATCTTGTTCGGAGACCTTTCCGAAAGAAGCCATCTGTTCTTCCCGTAGAAGGTGTATCATCTCTTTGTCAGCTCGTCCACCGTGTGCTCCGAAATGATGAGGAAGCTGCCTTACAG GAACTTGCTAGAGATAGGATTTTATTGGAACTAGCGCGAGAGCGTGCAGCTGCTGGAAGAGCAGATCGAGATGCAGCAGCTAAATCGAACTCTTTAGGTGCAGCGACTGTTGGCGCTTCTGTTGGGGCCGGAGTCGGGATCTTATTGGCAGTCGTCATGGGAGCAGCCTCGGCCTTGAGGAAGCCATGA
- the LOC130999474 gene encoding cytochrome b561 and DOMON domain-containing protein At3g25290-like translates to MASLPHTLIFLLALASLLSPSQPAAPCASRRFSNGKTYALCADLPALGASLHWAYDEARSALAVAFVAAPARPDGWISWAINPTGSGMRGSQALVAFRGAGGGMTVKTFNVSAYALDAAADKVWFEVEESAAESSGGVMTLFASLVLPEKGITVVNHVWQVGGAVDGGEKPEGHGFEPDNMNAEGSLDLLSGIAGGGPGAGGDYRTKRRNIHGLLNVISWGFMFPAGAMIARYLRVFPSADPAWFYLHVSCQLSAYAIGVAGWGTGLKLGSESVGITHTYHRYIGITLFALATLQIFALVLRPGKNHKFRQYWNVYHRTIGDAIIGLGIINVFKGFAILKPQQKWRTTYIVVIAALGCIAIFLEAITWAIVLRRKRQNKPMSHN, encoded by the exons ATGGCTTCTCTCCCCCACACTCTCATCTTCCTCCTCGCGCTAGCTTCGCTACTCTCACCGTCACAGCCGGCGGCGCCGTGCGCGTCGCGGCGCTTCTCCAACGGCAAAACCTACGCCCTCTGCGCCGACCTCCCCGCCCTCGGCGCCTCCCTCCACTGGGCCTACGACGAGGCCCGCTCGGCCCTCGCGGTCGCCTTCGTGGCCGCCCCGGCCCGGCCCGACGGCTGGATCTCGTGGGCCATCAACCCCACGGGCTCCGGCATGAGGGGCTCGCAGGCCCTCGTCGCCTTCCGGGGCGCCGGGGGCGGGATGACGGTTAAGACCTTCAACGTCTCCGCCTACGCGCTGGATGCGGCGGCCGACAAGGTGTGGTTCGAGGTGGAGGAGTCGGCGGCGGAGTCCTCCGGCGGCGTGATGACGCTGTTCGCCTCCTTGGTGCTGCCGGAGAAGGGGATCACGGTGGTGAACCACGTGTGGCAGGTGGGGGGAGCCGTTGACGGCGGCGAGAAGCCGGAGGGGCACGGGTTCGAGCCGGATAATATGAACGCCGAAGGTAGCCTTGATTTGTTGAGCGGCATCGCCGGCGGTGGCCCCGGCGCCGGCGGGGATTATAGGACCAAAAGAAGAAAT ATCCATGGATTGCTGAATGTTATCAGTTGGGGCTTCATGTTTCCGGCGGGCGCGATGATCGCGAGGTATTTGAGAGTATTTCCCTCGGCCGATCCGGCGTGGTTTTACCTTCACGTGTCTTGCCAACTCTCCGCCTACGCCATCGGGGTTGCCGGCTGGGGCACGGGCCTCAAGCTCGGCAGTGAGTCCGTCGGCATCACGCATACATATCATCGCTACATTGGCATTACTCTGTTTGCCCTAGCAACTCTTCAG ATATTTGCATTGGTTTTGAGGCCGGGGAAGAACCACAAATTCCGACAGTATTGGAACGTGTATCATCGTACCATCGGAGACGCGATTATTGGGCTCGGAATCATTAACGTGTTCAAAGGCTTCGCGATATTGAAGCCTCAACAAAAGTGGAGAACTACATATATTGTAGTGATTGCCGCTTTGGGATGCATTGCTATATTCTTGGAAGCAATCACTTGGGCTATTGTTTTACGTAGGAAAAGGCAAAACAAGCCAATGAGCCATAATTAA